A window of Aurantibacillus circumpalustris genomic DNA:
AACAATAAAGCGAGAATAATTGCAGGTTTAAAAAACTTATTTGACGATTATGAATCTAAAGATAATTATGTTTCATCATTTAGAATTTTACAGATACCTAAATGTACAAATTTCTGGTTTTTAATTTCTGATTTTAACATATAGAATAGTAAAATCAAACTACAACTCCAGCTTTAAATTAGCTAAGATTCAGCAATAACAATGATTATAAAATTAAATTGGGTTTAAAATTTGTTATTGGCTTTTTTGGTGGGATATCCTCTTTTTTATAAAACTTGTTGTGATATATAACTCGAGCAAGGCCAAGCTCTCAAGGTGTATGTGTCTTTATAAATTCTTAATTCCTATCCAACTTAATTCTAAACGTTGTACCCTTATTTGGTTCACTGTTTAGAACGTAAATTTTTCCTTTGTGATAAATTTCAATTATCCTTTTACACAAACTTAAACCTAAACCCCAGCCTCTGTTTTTTGTTGTAAAACCTGGTTCAAATACAGTAGTAAATTTAGATTTGTGGATTCCTTTTCCGCTGTCCGTAATATCTATTATCAATCCTTCTGGAATACCTGTTAAAGTAATATTCAAAGTGCCTTTTCCTTCCATGGCGTCGACTGCGTTTTTGCAGAGGTTTTCGATCACCCATTCAAAAAGCGGCTTGCTTAAATGAGCTTGTATGCGTTCCTCAGGAAGATTTAAAGTATAAGCCACATTTTTAGAAGTGCGTTTTTTCAAATAATCAATCGCCTCAAACAATACCTCGTTTACGTTTTCTAAAACTAAAGTTGGTTGTGATCCTATTTTGCTAAAACGGTCTGTAATGGTATTTAAACGTTTTACATCTTGTTGCATTTCATTTACAATTGCCTCATCCACGCCTTGCGACAACAAATGTTCGTTCCAAGCCATGAGCGAAGAAAGCGGTGTTCCCAATTGGTGTGCTGTTTCTTTGCTCATTCCCACCCAAACCTGATCCTGCTCCGCTTTACGTGCTGTGCTAAATAAAATGTAGGCAATTAATAAAAACAAACCGATTACCCCAAATTGAACGTAGGGATAAAACTTAAGTTTTGTAAGTAAATCTGATTCCGCATAAAAAATATAATTAGTCTCGCCCTGACCGAGATCAATAGGAATGGGCTGATTAGCCTGCGCCAACTCCAAAAGTGTTGCGCGTAATTTTTCAGGTGTATTTATTTTTGCGGTGTCAAACTTATCGCTGTGTTCAATTACATGGCGTTTACTGGCATCGGTAAAAATTACCTGAACCTCCGCTGTATTCACCGAAACTTCTTTAAAGGATTTAATAAGGTCTTCAAAAATAAGTTGTAGGTCAGTAAACACTTTACTGTCGTTATAATACAAATAGGAGTTAAATTTTCGATAATAATTAATTACAACAGGTTCATATTTTGCCTTCATCAGGTTTAGTTCCTGTCTCAAATAAACCGTGTCTTGCGATTTTAATGAGTCTAGATTTCTCGATGTGATTTCTCCATTATCATTCACAAGAATAACAG
This region includes:
- a CDS encoding sensor histidine kinase, translating into MNIYAKKQRWKMALAAAALLIVLASFWYTNNLVERISRDEKLKAEVWAQAVQKRAKLIKVTNRIFNEIKSEERKKAELVAEAFKQLNQYDNSSDINFVLKVLQENTTVPVILVNDNGEITSRNLDSLKSQDTVYLRQELNLMKAKYEPVVINYYRKFNSYLYYNDSKVFTDLQLIFEDLIKSFKEVSVNTAEVQVIFTDASKRHVIEHSDKFDTAKINTPEKLRATLLELAQANQPIPIDLGQGETNYIFYAESDLLTKLKFYPYVQFGVIGLFLLIAYILFSTARKAEQDQVWVGMSKETAHQLGTPLSSLMAWNEHLLSQGVDEAIVNEMQQDVKRLNTITDRFSKIGSQPTLVLENVNEVLFEAIDYLKKRTSKNVAYTLNLPEERIQAHLSKPLFEWVIENLCKNAVDAMEGKGTLNITLTGIPEGLIIDITDSGKGIHKSKFTTVFEPGFTTKNRGWGLGLSLCKRIIEIYHKGKIYVLNSEPNKGTTFRIKLDRN